The DNA region ggttgtgagaattaaaggagGTGTCTGTCTTAAGTGCGCATCCAGGAGACTAGCATGGGGCTCCTGCCTCTTGTTCTTGAGTCTGGTTCTGCTCCACCTCTTGTCCTGATACTTTAAGCTCTGGGAGAGGATAAGCTTAGACACCTGAGGCTGGGGACTGGACTCCAGGACTGAGCCCCGGCAGTTCAGCTTGGTGACCTGGGAGAAGGCTTTCACAGTCCAGTCAGTGATGGCCAGCCTGGGAGCCCACCGTGTAGAGTGTTTGAACACAGCACCTGGATGAATGCAGATCAGGGGCTAAAGCAAGTGCTGTCAGCAACCCACCAACATCCCTCTACCCCTCCTGTACACCTGCACCCCCTAGTAGCCTGTGGAAAGCACCTGTGCCTCTTTGCCTgagggtctttttttcttttttttaattagttggaggctaattacttcacaacatttcagtggattttgtcatacattgatgccTGAGGGTCTTTACAGGCAGGAGAGGCTGGAAGTGCTGGGGAGTTAACATCTCCAGGATTAATCCTGAGTCAATGAGAGATGAGAGCTGGTACATTGCCACAAGTCCTTCACCTCTAGTGTGTCCCACAATCTCCCAGAGGTCCCTAGGGGGATGGCACGCCAATGCCCAGAGAAGCAACCAGCTCATTGACTCCCTTCCCTGGCTCACTTCCCACTCCCCTGTCAATTTGCCTAGGATCACCCCATCAAAAAAACTACCTGtgcttgagggacttcccttgtggtcaagtagctaagactctgctctcccaatgcagggggcccaggtttgatccctggtcagggaactagatcccacatgccacaactaagagttcaaatgacacaactaaagatccctcatgctgcaactaagacccagcacagacaaataaataataattaaataaaaatacattatatatataatatatatatatattatatatatatatacacacacacacacaccatgttttaaaaaacaaaaaactacctgTGCTTGAATCTTTGTCTGATGGTCTGGGGGAACCCAGCCCAAGATGGGCTGATTCAGTTCTATATTCTGTGCTCAAGGCAAAGGGCTCTGTGGAGGGGGTTATCTAGAGGTACCAGGGTCATACAAAGATTGTCAATATTCAAGCATCCAGTGTCCTCACACATCCTGCTATAGAATGAAGGTTTGTGTCCCCTCAACACTCATAACCCTCAATGTGAGGAGGTGTGGGGCCTTTAGGAGCTGATCAGGTCATGAGGGTGAAGGTCTCATGAAAGGGATTAGTGCCCTTCTAAGAGACCctaaagagggacttccctagtggtccaatgattgactccatgcttccaatgcagggggtgtgagttcgatccctggtcagggaactaagatcccacatgccacatggccaaaaacaaaaaaagagagagagagacctcagAGAGTTCCCTGGCCCTTCTTTGatgtgaggacacaggaagaAGATGGCTATCGATGAACCAGGAACTGGATCCTCATTAGACAATCTatcagcaccttgatcttggacttttcagcacccagaactgtgagaaaccaACTTTTGTTtctaagccactcagtctatgttATTCggttacagcagcccaaacagactaagacatgTCCTTTAACAGTGACTATTTATTACATATGTCTGGACTGCATTCTCACATTGGAGGGGGACCATTGACATAGCTGAGTTCCAGGTAAGGTGTCCTGATCAGTTGGGCAGGAGAGCAGCAGGAACCCCTTGACGTGGGCAGGAACAATGTGATACCCaccaggaaaaggaagaggaggaggagatggaagaAGGTCAGAGGTCGCCTGGATGCAGGAGTGGGCACTCTGTGAAGGGAAATACAGTGTTCAATGTACCAGTGGGTGCCACCATGAGCCCTGTTCCCCAACCCCCGGATTCCTCTCCCAGACGTCTTACCCAGGGTCCGCCTCCAGCATCACATCTTGGAGACTGGAAGATGCTTGCCTCATCCTGTCCTAAACGTAGAGAGCCGCCAGCAGCAGAATGGGTGAATGTGACATTTAATGTGCTCTTTACCTTACTACCATGGACAGGCAGAACTGGGCttatttctcctcctttcctAGCACCCCTTCCATCCTCAAGCCCCCATGGGGACTTGGAATAGCTCCAAATGTAGTGGAGGTCTGTCTGTGCCTGCCCTCCATGCAGTCCCCCTTTTCCTGTTAACGGTGGTTCAACTTGGAGAGGAAGGTATCATAACTCCCCACTTTTCTGAATTCACAGTTCTACTGCCATGACTAGGCATGTGACCAGATCTGGCCAATCAGAGCCCTCCGTCAGCTTGGCTACTGTGATTGGTGGCGAAGCGGAAGTCTGACCTAGAACTTTTGCTGCCGTTAAGTCCGGAGCATTCTCTCCTGGGGTGAGTGAGCCAGTGGGAAGTGAATGTGTAGCTGCTGGGGCAGCCGTGTTGCTGAGAAGAAATCCACCGTGAAGTAGAGCCCAAGACAAGGAGGGACTGTGCCCTGGCAGTATTTGAGGTCTGAAATTCAACAGCGCCTGGACTTGTCAGTTAAGCGGGGGAGAAAAACAACAACCCAGCATCCCCGTTTTTTGTGTAATTCAGTCAGGGTTGGGTTGCTGTCACTTGCTATCGAGATTCCTGAGTGATACACCTGGCTGAGGACCAACTCACTCGAGACTTCTGGAGCAGGGGTTGTCTTTGGTGACCTGCTATGTGTTTCCGGTGGCTGACGCCCGACATGAGCGTgtcctgtggggagagagaggtgtGGGGTCCTTGGAGAATCAATGACAGACACAAAGTTGAGGAAGGGCCACGATGGCAGTATGGTGTCATATAGATGAGATTCTGGGGGAAGAGCGAGATCTCAGGGAGAGATGAAGAGAGGACCAGAGCCccataacagcaacaacaaaaaacccgaGAAGAGagacattatttattcattcactcaacaaatatttaatgagagtCTGTTACACTCCAGGTACTGTTCTAGGAGTTGAGGACACAGTGGGCATAGAAGCAGGCAAAATGCTGGCATAcatggagtttatattctagcaggagagagagagagattgtaatttaataaatatataagtcAAGATGTGGTAAGTACTGTTAGGTGCTAACttttcgctcagtcgtgtccgactctttgtgaccccatggactacacagtctatggaattctccaggccagaatactagaatactggagtgggtagccactcccttctccagggaatcttccaacccagggatcaaacccaggtctcccacaatgtaggcagattctttaccagctgagccaccagggaagcccaagtaagagGATAAGGAGTGATAATGTTCTGAGTCAGGTCTCTCTGGGGTGATATTTGAGGAGAGACTGGAGTGAAGGAGGAGGTGAGCTGGGGGTTTGGAGATGGGAGTGTATTTGAAATGTCTGAAGAGCCAGGAGGGTAGTGTGGTTGCGGTGGGGTGAGTGAGGGGGAGAGTGAGAGGAAATGAGGGAATGTAGATACAACAGAGAGACCCGGAAGGAGAACACCAAGAcaccaaaagagaaagagacactgAGAAAGACAGAGCCAGAGGTTCGAAGGCCTTCTCGAAAGGCAAGGACCCTGTGAGGAGACACACAGAGGGTCCCATGGTTGCTTTGGGGGAGGAGGTCACCCCACCTGCTCTCACCTCCAGACTTTGTCCTCTGCTCTGGGGGCCCCTGTGGCCACACAGCTCACACGGAGCCCCTGGCATCCAGGCTGTCCTTCGCCCCAAAGGCTCAAGGTCCCCAACGTCCCCCGCCGGGTCCCATTCCAACTCTGCTGGTGTGGGGAGGCTACTGGGTGCCCAGGGCCCCCAGACCCCACCAGGGCCCGGCCCATCTGAGTCCCCCTCGACCTCCAAGTCCTGTTCCAGTGTGCTGGCCTCCTCCAACACCTGCTCAGAGGACAGAGGTCATGAGGGTTGAGACTGGCACCCGCACCAGGGACCGCCAGGGTGGGCCATACCAGGCTGGTGCTGACCAGCTGGGCCTGCAGCCGCCACAGATGCTGGAAGATGCTGTTTTGGTGGGCTCTGAAGGCCCTCAGGACCTGCTCCAGGGCTGCCCGGGCCTGAGGCTCACTGCGCTGCGCCAGCCCCTCACCGAATACCAGCAGTGCATCTAAACACTCAGCTGCCCCACGTAGGTCTGCCTGTAGCGCCTGGGTACACACAGTTGAACATCATCAATACAGCCCACCCCAccgcctacacacacacacatacacagaggcaCCAGAAAACCAGAGACCTAGGACTGGAGTTACTACCCCCACCCTCTTCCCATCCAGACATGGGGAACATGGAAGAGATCCATTTCCAGGGGAAGCTGGTCCCCATCCTGAGGCCCTTACCCACCTGCAGCTGGACCATCCTGCTCTGGGCTGACACGCAGGGCCCCAGGCCTCGCTCCAAGTCCTGCAGCCAGAGGCTCAGCCCCAGAAGACAAAGATGCAGACTGTCCTGCTCAGCCTCCAATACCTCCCGGCCAGAGATGGGGTGCTGGGGAACACAGGGCTGAGTCAGGGCTGGTGAGCCAACTGGGACCTTGCCCCCACTCCCATTGCACCCAGGCTTCTGCCTTCTGGATGCTTCTCTGCAGCAGAGTCCATCTGTGGGTGTGCCCCAAGGCCACTCCAACCTAGAGAAACTTCCCAGTGGAGTCAGGCCGGAGAACCTCTAGTTCAAATTCTCCAGGTTTTCAAGGCTTCTAGAAACTTGTCCATATAGGGCCTGGGGGTCTTGAAGAGGCAGGGGTAATGGAACCGAATTACTCCCACAGGGAATGGGGCTACACCAGGGCCAGTGATGAGAtaattcttggacttccctggtggtccagtggttaggaacccacctgccaatgcaggggacatgagttcgatccctggtccaaagacatgctgtgtggcaactaagcccgcaccacacctcaactactgagcccatgcaccacatctAGAAAGCATCCCcactacagagtcagacacattggagcaactgaacaataataacaactcTCCACAACTAAAGATAGCCCacatgcaacaatgaagacccagcacagccataaataagtaaataaaatattaacatataattCTCTCTCAGTTTATAAAATATGAAGTAGTAAACAGGTCAAGAATCATTGTCTAGAGCATCCCACCCCCACACAGTTGGCCAACACTTTTCCGGAATCATCGCCTCATCCCTGGTGTGGAGGccagactctgggagacagacaGGAGGTGGGGGCTGGCCCAGGGGCCCAGGTCACCTCAGCTCACCTCTAGGTGTTTGGCTCCAGCTGACTCCTCAAGAGAAGAGGGCGCTGGCAACCTGGGGAGGTCAGCAACAGGCTCTGGGCCCCTCGGCCCACCCCGGAACTGCTCTGGAGGGTCCAAGGAGTCCTGCCCCAGCTTCTTGGCCTGTTCTGACCTGGGAGGTAGAGGACAGTGACAGGCCCCTGGGTGagtctaagtgaaagtgaagtcgtgtccgactccttgcaaccccatggaccgtagcctaccaggctcctctgtccaagggattttccaggcaagggtactggagtgtgttgccatttccttctccaggggatcttcccaacccagggatcgaaactgggtctccagtaaagcaggcagacgctttaccatctgagccagcaggtgAGTCTAGGTGCGCATTATTCACTCTACCCCACCCGTGTCCCGGGTTACCTCTCCCATGTCCCCAGGGGGTCTTAGCCACAATACCTCCTACCCTTCAAGGGCCCCTGCTAATGCCCCTGCCACTTTGGACCCCAGTTTCTAAAGCCCCAGCCCCTACCTGATGCTCTCCTCTCCAGATGCAATGCAAATTGCGTCTCCAGTAGCGTCCAGTTCCCTAGGGGCTCCGGGGGGGTGACTAAAGGGCTCTGAGGGAGATCTAGGGCCCAGAGGTGGGGGCCGGGCCATATTTGGGAGCCTGGGGACAGAGAGTCAGTAAGGACCCCCAGCAGGAGCCCTTTTCCTAGCCCCCGTCTCCTAGAAGACTTCCTCAGTAGGACTCACCCAGGCCTGAGGCAGCCAGAAGCCCAGGGGCAGGTTCAGCTCCACCTCCTTCCAGGTGGAACCTGGACCCAGGTAATTTGATGCCCAGCTCAGGTGACCCTAGCTCCACTTAACTCCTTCCTCCCTGGCATACCAGTAGCTGACTCTCAAGCTCACCCCACCCAACTAAGGGGTTTCCAGATATGACCCTGCCCGCTCAAGAGCTCCAAGTTTTGAGCCACTCTGAGACCCAGACCTCTCACCCTGGGAACCCATGTCTGCATGTGCATGCATATTGAGTGGTGTGGGAGTCTTtgccaaccccatgaactgtggcctgccaggatcctctgtccatgggatttcccaggcaagaatactggagtgggttgccatttcctacttcaagggatcttccccactcagggattgaacctgtgtctcctgcattagcaggcggactctttatcacagagccacctgggaagcccccctgggAGCCCACACCATCCATCCAAGGTCGCAGACACAGCGTCCCTCAGGAACCCAAACatctgccccccgccccacctccaaATGTCCAAAACCAGAGTAAGACTTTGTTGTTGGTTTATTTGGAATGGGGCCTTTTCCTGCGGTTTCCACGCAGGTACTGGAAAATAACCCGAGAGGAGCCGCCTCTGCCCCAGAGATCCAAGGTCACAGGGCGGTAGCAGTCCAGAGCGGGAGCGAGCTCAGGAATCCGAGCGGGTCCTGGGTCCTGGGGTCACTTGCTGAGCAGGAGGCCAGCGCGCAGCACGCGGGGGACGCGGCGGATGGTCAACGAGACGCGGGTGCCGCGCACCAGGCGGGCTCCCGGCTGCGCCGAGGGGCAGGCGGCGGCGTTGGGCGGCAGGGAGTCTGCGTCGAGCGCGTCTACGCGGGCTGCCGCGATGCCGTGGAGCAGGCGCGTGTAGGCGGTGCCACGGAGCACCAGCAGGCTGCGCGGTTCAAGCAGCAGCGAGGTGGCCGgccggggtgggggccggggctgCGGGGAGGGTTGAAGGTTAGCGGGTCCCCAGAAGTCGGCGGCGGGGGCAGACGAGAGATCAGCAGGTTTGGGGGTTCAGGGGGTTCAGGGGCGAGGGTCAGCGAGTCCCAGGGGCAAAGGCTGAGGCGCAAGTGTGCTCTTAAGGATCGAGGCTTTGGAATGAAAATCCCAAGGGCGACAGGGCcagggcctggaggggaggggcgccggggagggaagggggagtggTCGGCAGTCTTTTGGGAAGGAGTAGGAACTAGGCTGCAGATGGGGGCGTCTATGTATCTAAGGAATCTGCAAGGAGCTGGGACTGAGGGATCAGTGGTCCCAGTAAGCTAGGTGGAACTGGGCTGAAGACTTGGCTGAAGCCAGGAAGTGAGGGAGAAAGGAGCAGGTGTGGTCTAGGCAGATGTGGGGGGTCTCAGGATGCTTTGAGGACCCCAGCAGAGTGGGAGGGGCAGGCTCCATGTAGGATTAACAAAGGGAgcctctggacttccctggaggtcccgTGGTTAACACTGTGGTTccactgcaggagatgaaggttccattcctggccagggagctaaggtcctacattgcaggtggtgtggccaaataaatagaagttggtgggttttttttaaggGAGAACCCTAAGGAGCAGCTGTGCTCAGGGTGTCCAGGGTAGTTTCTGTGAACACTGGGGCGTCAGACACGCATCAGAGAAAGAGGTCAGGGAAATTGTCATGAGCAACCCTCACAGAAGGAAAGGGGCTTGAGCAGCGAGTCCTGGGTTGAGGTGCCAAGGTGCCAAGGAGGTGTCCTGCGTGACACATCACATTAttggagtgggagggaggaggtCAGTATTGGGGTGCCTATGCAGTTGGCCACTGAGAGTCAGGGTGTCTGGGAGGATGTCAGAGACACCCCTGAGGGGATGGTGTGGGCTATCAGGGTATCAGTGTCTGTTGGAGAACTGGGGAGCCCTGCCTGCAGTACTGGAGCTCTCCCTCTAAATATGCTGAGCCAGAACATCTGTAAGATGTCAGGATAGTCACTCAACAGGTGGGGGTATTGGGGTATCTGTGAAGATCATGATTTCTAGGGCACCCTGCAGGTAGATGGGTCAGGTCTCTGGGAGGCTGTGGGTGCCCTTCATGAAGGGGCAGAGGTAGATGGGTATCAGGGCTACCTCATAGGCAGgtggaactggggtctcttggAGGATATGGGAGGTCGGAGTGCCCACAAGTGGCTGGGGCAGCATCTCAGGGCCCACCTGCTCTGTCGGATCATCGTCTTCTGGCTGCCGAGGCTCGTAGAGGTCCAGCACGGTGTGAGAGCCCAAACTGATAGTGCTGACGGTCGGGTAGTACAGTGGCCCATCTTCGTGGGGCTGAGGAGTGGGTACCAGGGCTGGACGGGGCAGGAGTCCacaccccccctcccaccctccggGGTGAAAGGGGGTCTCCCCAGCTGGGGACAGGGAGGCAAATGCTTGGTCGGGCTATGTGAACTGCTTAATGAGAGTGGACGTGGGTCAACATGATGCCCTGCCCCGTGGTGGGTCCGAGGTCTGGGGGGCGGGGTGAGAGTGTGGTTACCATGATGCCCTCCCCAGGCAGATACTGGTTTACAAGGACATGGTTGGCTGGGAGACCCCCAAAAAGGCTGAGGTCAGACACTTTGTCCACGTAGCGCTGGAGCCATGGTGGCAGTCGCTCAGGAACCATCCCTCGGGGATGGGGGAGCCCACCTGGGGGAGGGTAATGGGGCACTGAGGGCACCCAACCAAGGAGTTCTGGCACCAAGGAGCCCCTGTTAGGAATATCCCAGTGGTTGGTAGCACTCTGACCTCCTCAGGGACCCCTAACTCTTTGGAGATCCCCACTCCACTCTTCAAAGCTTTCCTGCTTCTCCAAAACCTAGAGATACTCCCCAACCCATTGGGAAATTCTAATCCCTCAAGACCTCTACTGACCCCTCAGAATCCTCCTGGCCCTTGGGACCCCTTGAACCCTCAGGGACCCCCCCACCTTGGCCTCAATGTCCTGAGACTATCCAACCTGACATGCCTACCCCAGCCCACAACCCTAAATCACCTATGCTCACAGTCAGGGACACTTACCCCAGTTCTGTAACTTCCTCCCAGAGAGCTGGGTCCACTTTGGCTTTGGGGCATTGAAGACCTGGGAGATGGAAGGGGGTCAGTCCTTTTTCAAGGACCACCCTCTCTGATTCTCCCACCCAGGCCAACAAAGGGGTTTTTAACTGGGGTGGAAATGGGTCATCCCAGTGTCTGTGGGATCATTCTCTGGGACAGTGTTCCCAGGATTTTGTTGTTTGCCTTttccccctgtggagaccacaggccTCAAAGCTGACCTGTGTCTACCAGGATTGAGGAAGGGGTACACAATCAGGGTCTGAATCTACCCAGAGCTCTGGGCTGGATGGGGCTCTTTCAGCCCAGCAAACAGTCTGCACTCTACTTTTCTGATCCCTGGGCTATCTCAGGACAGTCTGAGTTCTGGAACCTCCTTGTTCCTGttgcctgggggagaaaaggtGCTAAACTGGGTTATTCAGTACAGTCAAGagaatactttgaaaattctCCACGGCCAAGACCCCAGGGGTCTAGAAAGGGTTGTTTCAAAGAAGTCTAAGAAGGGACTTCCTGGATGGTTCAGTGgctgactccacactcccaattcagggagcctgggtttgatccctggtcagggaactattaatatatcccacatgctgcaactaagaacccGCATGCCGCAACAAAGTTTGAAGATCCTtaatgccacaacgaagacccggcacagccaaacaaatactaaaaaattaaaagttggacttccttggtggtccagtggctaagaatacacctgccactgcaggggacatgggttcgacccctggtttgggaagatcccacatgccacagggcacctAAACCTGtgtacacaactactgagcccacacaccctacagcctgtgctctaaaacaagaggagccacttCAATAAGAAACCCTTGCACCACGACAGAGGGTAGCCCctacttgccgcaactagagaa from Cervus elaphus chromosome 4, mCerEla1.1, whole genome shotgun sequence includes:
- the ALKBH6 gene encoding alpha-ketoglutarate-dependent dioxygenase alkB homolog 6 isoform X2; this translates as MGLTGYLELLSMEDQDARVPALEPFRVEQAPPVIYYIPDFISKEEEEYLLRQVFNAPKPKWTQLSGRKLQNWGGLPHPRGMVPERLPPWLQRYVDKVSDLSLFGGLPANHVLVNQYLPGEGIMPHEDGPLYYPTVSTISLGSHTVLDLYEPRQPEDDDPTEQPRPPPRPATSLLLEPRSLLVLRGTAYTRLLHGIAAARVDALDADSLPPNAAACPSAQPGARLVRGTRVSLTIRRVPRVLRAGLLLSK
- the ALKBH6 gene encoding alpha-ketoglutarate-dependent dioxygenase alkB homolog 6 isoform X3 yields the protein MEDQDARVPALEPFRVEQAPPVIYYIPDFISKEEEEYLLRQVFNAPKPKWTQLSGRKLQNWGGLPHPRGMVPERLPPWLQRYVDKVSDLSLFGGLPANHVLVNQYLPGEGIMHYQFGLSHRAGPLRASAARRR
- the SYNE4 gene encoding nesprin-4 isoform X2, producing MARPPPLGPRSPSEPFSHPPGAPRELDATGDAICIASGEESIRSEQAKKLGQDSLDPPEQFRGGPRGPEPVADLPRLPAPSSLEESAGAKHLEHPISGREVLEAEQDSLHLCLLGLSLWLQDLERGLGPCVSAQSRMVQLQALQADLRGAAECLDALLVFGEGLAQRSEPQARAALEQVLRAFRAHQNSIFQHLWRLQAQLVLEEASTLEQDLEVEGDSDGPGPGGVWGPWAPSSLPTPAELEWDPAGDVGDLEPLGRRTAWMPGAPCELCGHRGPQSRGQSLEDTLMSGVSHRKHIAGHQRQPLLQKSRDRMRQASSSLQDVMLEADPGVPTPASRRPLTFFHLLLLFLFLVGITLFLPTSRGSCCSPAQLIRTPYLELSYVNGPPPM
- the ALKBH6 gene encoding alpha-ketoglutarate-dependent dioxygenase alkB homolog 6 isoform X1 — translated: MLEGSLVDGLTGYLELLSMEDQDARVPALEPFRVEQAPPVIYYIPDFISKEEEEYLLRQVFNAPKPKWTQLSGRKLQNWGGLPHPRGMVPERLPPWLQRYVDKVSDLSLFGGLPANHVLVNQYLPGEGIMPHEDGPLYYPTVSTISLGSHTVLDLYEPRQPEDDDPTEQPRPPPRPATSLLLEPRSLLVLRGTAYTRLLHGIAAARVDALDADSLPPNAAACPSAQPGARLVRGTRVSLTIRRVPRVLRAGLLLSK
- the SYNE4 gene encoding nesprin-4 isoform X1, encoding MARPPPLGPRSPSEPFSHPPGAPRELDATGDAICIASGEESIRSEQAKKLGQDSLDPPEQFRGGPRGPEPVADLPRLPAPSSLEESAGAKHLEHPISGREVLEAEQDSLHLCLLGLSLWLQDLERGLGPCVSAQSRMVQLQALQADLRGAAECLDALLVFGEGLAQRSEPQARAALEQVLRAFRAHQNSIFQHLWRLQAQLVSTSLVLEEASTLEQDLEVEGDSDGPGPGGVWGPWAPSSLPTPAELEWDPAGDVGDLEPLGRRTAWMPGAPCELCGHRGPQSRGQSLEDTLMSGVSHRKHIAGHQRQPLLQKSRDRMRQASSSLQDVMLEADPGVPTPASRRPLTFFHLLLLFLFLVGITLFLPTSRGSCCSPAQLIRTPYLELSYVNGPPPM